The following are encoded together in the Capsulimonas corticalis genome:
- a CDS encoding AraC family transcriptional regulator, protein MFHLSKEDFFGDEGARLFVSDPVMEGNNYAHDHDFLEIVLVASGTGAHISIHGAQTLKRGDLFVLRLGAWHEYLDCQHLHVYNCCCAPQFLRRDLALLGDDPAVSRLLWLEPLAPRVRGVLHCTLTEEQTQRAVAYLNPLSHFLNESFTVRAGRLLVLLGYLGQCVYPNERDRKGGLHAAVREGIQQMEDSCDEEWDLTRLAELTRLNPSYLTRLFKAATGRSPMQYLTRHRAELAASLLVATDHPIGEIGARVGWRDPNYFARRFKAVFGVTPSAYRSHQAAQSMDAPQRKRGPQSVTTNGSSLPFSGDTGV, encoded by the coding sequence ATGTTTCACCTGTCGAAGGAAGATTTTTTTGGCGATGAAGGGGCGCGTCTCTTTGTGAGTGATCCCGTCATGGAGGGAAACAACTACGCGCACGACCATGACTTTTTGGAGATTGTGCTTGTCGCCAGCGGAACGGGCGCGCATATCTCGATCCATGGCGCCCAGACGCTGAAGCGCGGTGATCTGTTTGTCCTGCGGCTGGGGGCATGGCATGAATATCTCGACTGCCAGCATCTGCATGTCTACAACTGCTGCTGCGCGCCGCAATTTCTGCGGCGCGACCTTGCGCTGCTGGGGGACGATCCGGCAGTCTCTCGGCTCTTGTGGCTGGAGCCGCTCGCGCCGCGAGTGCGCGGCGTTCTGCATTGCACGCTGACTGAGGAGCAAACACAGCGCGCCGTGGCGTATTTGAACCCGCTGTCGCATTTTCTGAACGAGTCGTTCACCGTGCGCGCGGGACGCCTTTTAGTACTGCTGGGCTACTTAGGACAGTGCGTCTACCCAAACGAACGCGACCGAAAGGGCGGGCTGCACGCCGCCGTGCGCGAGGGAATACAGCAGATGGAAGATTCCTGTGATGAAGAGTGGGATCTTACTCGCCTGGCCGAACTCACACGGCTGAATCCGTCCTACTTAACACGGTTGTTCAAAGCCGCCACGGGACGATCGCCGATGCAGTATTTGACTCGGCATCGGGCGGAGCTCGCCGCCAGCCTTTTGGTCGCCACCGACCATCCCATCGGCGAAATCGGCGCGCGAGTCGGGTGGCGAGATCCCAACTATTTTGCGCGCCGGTTCAAGGCAGTGTTCGGGGTGACGCCCAGCGCCTATCGGTCTCATCAGGCGGCGCAATCGATGGATGCGCCCCAGCGGAAACGAGGCCCTCAGAGTGTCACGACAAATGGCTCCTCCTTACCCTTCTCTGGCGATACTGGGGTATAA
- a CDS encoding polysaccharide deacetylase family protein → MLDTTQRFHRPALARIAAAAVLFGGISLASGCKMPFHLHREAKVAAPPKPVAPQQTAMLPLDLTKVQPNEAGMVPILEYHDLVASSKVSGYQYPAASFRQDMEWLYAHNYRPISLSEYVQGRIDCPAGMSPVILTFDDALKGQFYYTPDGKIDPNCAVGILDDMHARHPDWPQKGTFFVLTNGDPKLPPAFYQAQYAQGKMDYLVKEGYEIGNHTIHHLAGIRHWPDTKVEAEFAGAVKNIQAMLPNYDVNTLALPFGVYPKNQKLVISGESDGMKYHNLCALLAGAAPVRSPMDKDFNPYRMQRIIPGTEKFAMKYWLDWLEKNKSEKFVSDGDPNTFTVNTISSGKLDPAKIAKNHFHLRTYNGTTVASSK, encoded by the coding sequence ATGTTAGACACCACACAACGCTTCCATCGCCCCGCCCTCGCCCGGATCGCCGCCGCCGCGGTTCTGTTTGGAGGGATTTCGCTGGCCTCCGGCTGCAAAATGCCGTTTCATCTGCACAGAGAAGCGAAAGTCGCCGCGCCGCCCAAGCCCGTCGCGCCTCAGCAAACGGCGATGCTTCCGCTCGATCTGACAAAGGTGCAGCCGAACGAAGCCGGTATGGTCCCGATCTTGGAGTACCACGATCTGGTCGCCTCCAGTAAAGTATCTGGCTATCAATACCCGGCCGCCTCGTTCCGTCAGGACATGGAGTGGCTGTACGCGCACAACTACCGCCCGATCAGCCTATCCGAATATGTCCAGGGACGCATCGACTGCCCCGCCGGGATGTCGCCCGTGATCCTGACATTCGACGATGCGCTCAAAGGCCAGTTCTACTATACGCCGGACGGCAAGATCGACCCCAACTGCGCCGTCGGCATTCTGGACGACATGCATGCGCGCCACCCCGATTGGCCGCAGAAGGGCACATTTTTCGTCCTGACCAACGGCGATCCCAAGCTGCCGCCGGCCTTCTATCAGGCCCAGTACGCTCAGGGCAAGATGGATTACCTCGTGAAGGAAGGGTACGAGATCGGAAACCACACGATCCACCACCTCGCGGGCATTCGCCACTGGCCGGACACCAAGGTGGAAGCCGAGTTCGCCGGCGCCGTCAAAAATATTCAGGCGATGCTGCCCAATTATGACGTCAACACGCTCGCGCTGCCGTTCGGCGTTTACCCCAAGAACCAGAAGCTCGTCATCAGCGGCGAAAGCGACGGCATGAAGTACCACAACCTCTGCGCCCTCCTCGCTGGCGCCGCTCCGGTGCGTTCGCCCATGGATAAGGACTTCAACCCCTATCGCATGCAGCGTATCATTCCGGGGACGGAGAAGTTTGCGATGAAGTACTGGCTGGACTGGCTCGAAAAGAACAAATCCGAAAAGTTCGTCAGCGACGGCGACCCGAACACGTTCACGGTCAACACCATCTCGTCCGGCAAGCTGGACCCCGCGAAGATCGCGAAGAACCACTTCCACCTGCGGACATACAACGGGACGACGGTGGCTTCGTCGAAGTAG
- the ilvB gene encoding biosynthetic-type acetolactate synthase large subunit, producing MRVKGSRALLESLKREGVDTIFGYPGGAVIPIYDMIYQFPDIRHILVRHEQGAGHMAEGYALATGKVGVCLATSGPGATNLVTPLADAMMDSVPIVAITGQVRSNLIGTDAFQEADITGITMPITKHNWLVKDVNQLPEIVAEAFHVARSGRPGPVLIDIPRDVSDAEFEYTPVESVDIPTYKPTTRGHSVQIKRAAELIDQAKKPILYVGGGANHAYAFNEVRELAEKINTPVTTTLKGLGAFPETHPLSLGMLGMHGTAYANYAVSECDLLIAVGARFDDRVTGKVAEWVPNAKIIHIDIDPAEIGKVLLADVPIVGDVKAILTELNKVVKGKQHPEWVSQINKLKQDFPLHYPNDGVLHGQYVIEQIGEVSNHDAICVTDVGQHQMWAAQFFKCERPRQFVTSGGLGTMGFGLPAAIGAQFGAPDKPVFCVTGDGSIQMCIQELMVATIYKLPIKICILNNQFLGMVRQWQELFHENRYSSVDLEASPDFVKLAEAYGAHAIRCFKPSGVRAALEEAMSITDRPTVLDFRISKEENVYPMIPSGGTIHQMVVQRPPDMVPLDSYIASETYMGEDDQATQEEKETVPVPRAK from the coding sequence ATGAGAGTCAAAGGAAGTCGTGCGCTGCTGGAATCGCTGAAGCGTGAAGGCGTCGACACCATCTTTGGATATCCGGGCGGGGCGGTCATCCCCATCTACGATATGATTTACCAGTTCCCGGACATCCGCCATATCCTCGTTCGCCACGAGCAGGGCGCCGGGCATATGGCCGAAGGATACGCCCTCGCCACCGGTAAGGTCGGCGTTTGTCTGGCGACCTCCGGACCGGGCGCGACGAACCTTGTCACCCCGCTGGCCGACGCGATGATGGACTCGGTCCCGATCGTCGCGATCACCGGACAGGTCCGCTCGAACCTGATCGGCACCGACGCCTTCCAGGAAGCGGACATCACCGGCATCACCATGCCGATCACCAAGCACAACTGGCTGGTGAAGGATGTCAACCAACTGCCAGAGATCGTCGCCGAGGCGTTCCATGTGGCGCGCTCCGGCCGACCCGGCCCGGTTCTGATCGACATTCCGCGCGACGTGTCCGACGCCGAGTTTGAGTACACGCCCGTCGAATCCGTCGATATCCCGACCTACAAGCCGACCACGCGCGGCCACTCCGTGCAGATCAAGCGCGCGGCCGAGTTGATCGACCAGGCCAAAAAGCCGATCCTGTACGTTGGCGGCGGCGCCAACCACGCCTATGCCTTCAATGAAGTGCGTGAACTGGCTGAAAAGATCAATACGCCGGTCACCACGACGCTGAAGGGTCTGGGAGCATTCCCCGAGACTCATCCTTTGTCGCTGGGCATGCTGGGCATGCACGGCACGGCGTACGCCAACTACGCCGTCAGCGAATGCGATCTGCTGATTGCCGTCGGCGCTCGCTTTGACGACCGCGTCACGGGCAAGGTCGCCGAGTGGGTGCCGAACGCGAAGATCATCCACATCGATATCGACCCGGCGGAGATTGGCAAAGTCTTACTGGCCGATGTTCCGATCGTGGGCGATGTCAAGGCGATCTTAACCGAGCTGAATAAGGTCGTGAAGGGCAAGCAGCATCCGGAGTGGGTGTCGCAGATCAACAAGCTGAAGCAGGACTTCCCGCTGCACTACCCCAACGACGGCGTGCTGCACGGTCAGTATGTCATCGAGCAGATTGGCGAAGTGAGCAACCATGACGCGATTTGCGTGACGGACGTCGGCCAGCACCAGATGTGGGCGGCGCAGTTCTTCAAGTGCGAGCGTCCCCGCCAGTTCGTGACCTCGGGCGGCCTGGGAACGATGGGCTTCGGCCTTCCCGCCGCGATCGGCGCGCAGTTCGGCGCTCCCGACAAGCCGGTCTTCTGCGTGACGGGCGACGGTTCGATCCAGATGTGCATCCAGGAGCTGATGGTCGCGACCATCTACAAGCTGCCGATCAAGATCTGTATCCTGAACAACCAGTTCCTCGGCATGGTGCGCCAGTGGCAGGAGCTGTTCCATGAGAACCGCTACTCCTCGGTGGACCTGGAAGCGTCCCCGGACTTCGTCAAGCTCGCCGAAGCTTACGGCGCGCATGCGATCCGCTGCTTCAAGCCGTCGGGCGTCCGCGCCGCGCTGGAAGAGGCGATGAGCATCACCGACCGGCCGACCGTGCTGGACTTCCGTATCTCCAAGGAAGAGAACGTCTACCCGATGATCCCGAGCGGCGGCACCATCCACCAGATGGTCGTGCAGCGCCCGCCGGACATGGTTCCGCTGGACAGCTATATCGCCAGCGAGACTTACATGGGCGAGGACGATCAAGCCACGCAGGAAGAAAAGGAGACCGTGCCCGTTCCGCGCGCAAAGTAG
- the ilvN gene encoding acetolactate synthase small subunit, which translates to MTQTQQHTISVLVENKPGVLARVALLFSRRGYNIESLAVSITENPSISRMTVVVNGDEQEVEQITKQLHKLIDVSKVQDYIDVPIIARELALIKVNAEVNNRTAILQLVEIFRGRVIDMSDKTFVIEVTGGNDKIDALEKLLEPYGIRELVRTGRIAMARGVRGM; encoded by the coding sequence ATGACGCAAACACAGCAACATACCATCAGCGTTCTCGTGGAGAACAAGCCCGGCGTCCTCGCGCGCGTCGCTCTTCTGTTTTCGCGCCGGGGCTACAACATCGAAAGCCTCGCGGTCAGCATCACGGAGAACCCGTCGATTTCGCGTATGACGGTCGTCGTCAATGGCGACGAGCAGGAAGTCGAACAGATCACCAAGCAGCTGCACAAGCTGATCGATGTCAGCAAGGTCCAGGACTATATCGACGTTCCGATCATCGCCCGCGAGCTGGCCTTGATCAAGGTGAACGCCGAGGTCAACAACCGCACGGCGATCCTGCAATTGGTGGAGATCTTCCGTGGCCGTGTCATCGATATGTCGGACAAGACGTTCGTCATTGAAGTGACGGGCGGCAACGACAAGATCGACGCCCTGGAGAAACTGCTGGAGCCGTATGGCATCCGCGAGCTGGTCCGCACGGGCCGCATCGCGATGGCGCGCGGCGTCCGGGGTATGTAA
- the ilvC gene encoding ketol-acid reductoisomerase gives MAAKVYYENDADSTLLNGKKIAVIGYGSQGHAHSLNLKDSGFDVRVGLREGSKSWAKATEAGLSVKTVAEAAKEADIIMILINDEYQGDVYRESIAPYVEEGNALVFGHGFNIHFGQIKAPKGVDVFMVAPKGPGHLVRRTYQEGKGVPALIAVHQDATGNARALALAWAKGIGGTRGGVLETTFREETETDLFGEQAVLCGGATALVKAGFETLVNAGYQPEIAYFECLHELKLIVDLLYEAGIAGMRYSISDTAQYGDMTRGPRIVTDATKAEMVQILKEIQTGQFAKEWILENKANRPSFNALAAIDQESQLEAVGKQLRGLMSWVKKTDVVEATE, from the coding sequence ATGGCCGCAAAGGTTTATTACGAGAACGACGCCGACTCGACACTCTTGAACGGCAAGAAGATCGCCGTCATCGGCTACGGCTCCCAGGGCCACGCGCATTCGCTGAACCTCAAAGACAGCGGATTCGACGTGCGCGTCGGACTTCGCGAGGGCTCCAAGTCCTGGGCGAAGGCGACCGAGGCCGGCCTGTCGGTGAAGACAGTCGCCGAAGCCGCGAAGGAAGCCGACATCATCATGATCCTCATCAACGATGAGTACCAGGGCGATGTTTACCGCGAGAGCATCGCGCCGTATGTCGAAGAGGGCAACGCGCTCGTCTTCGGCCATGGCTTCAACATCCACTTCGGCCAGATCAAGGCGCCGAAGGGTGTGGACGTCTTCATGGTCGCCCCGAAAGGCCCCGGTCACCTCGTGCGCCGCACCTACCAGGAAGGCAAGGGCGTTCCGGCGCTGATCGCCGTCCACCAGGACGCAACGGGCAACGCTCGCGCTCTGGCTCTGGCCTGGGCGAAGGGCATCGGCGGCACGCGCGGCGGCGTCTTGGAGACTACCTTCCGCGAAGAAACTGAAACCGACCTTTTCGGTGAGCAGGCTGTCCTTTGCGGCGGCGCGACCGCGCTGGTCAAAGCCGGCTTCGAGACCCTGGTGAACGCCGGCTACCAGCCGGAGATCGCTTACTTCGAGTGTCTGCACGAGCTGAAGCTGATCGTCGACCTGCTGTACGAAGCGGGCATCGCCGGCATGCGCTACTCGATCTCGGACACCGCCCAGTACGGCGATATGACCCGCGGCCCGCGCATCGTCACCGACGCCACCAAGGCCGAGATGGTCCAGATCCTCAAGGAGATCCAGACCGGACAGTTCGCCAAGGAATGGATCCTGGAGAACAAGGCCAACCGCCCATCGTTCAACGCGCTCGCGGCGATCGATCAAGAGTCCCAGCTGGAAGCCGTTGGCAAGCAGCTGCGCGGCCTGATGTCCTGGGTCAAGAAGACGGACGTCGTCGAAGCGACGGAGTAG
- a CDS encoding 2-isopropylmalate synthase, whose translation MSNNQVQIFDTTLRDGEQSPGASLNIDEKVEIARQLERLGVDIIEAGFPISSPGDFEAVRRVAATVSDRITICGLTRAVPKDIDVAWDALKGAKRPRIHTGLGVSDNHLQHKLKKTREQAMEIGVNAVKYAKSLGCEDIEYFTEDSGRADKEYLYRVIEAVIKAGATVINIPDTTGYMSPEEYGALFAGVLNHVPGSENIILSAHCHNDLGMATANSLAAVKAGARQVECTINGIGERAGNTSLEEVVMALHTRRDIYQVQSNIVTTEIYKTSRLVSTLTGILVQPNKAIVGANAFAHSSGIHQDGILKQRDTYEIIDPATVGISESKIILSARSGRHALRDRLSKLGHEFPNDTDFERVYARFLNVADSKKVVYDEDLDAIVSDETSTAPQAFELVQVQVSCGDHAIPTATVKLRNAEKAILLDADTGNGPVDAIYRAINRIVQVPNDLIEYTVQSVTEGIDAMADVTIRIKAEGDMIYTGHSAHTDIFVASTKAYLQALNKQIARVSGRKQEERILEHV comes from the coding sequence ATGTCGAACAACCAAGTCCAAATTTTTGATACGACGCTGCGGGACGGCGAGCAGTCGCCGGGCGCATCGCTCAATATTGACGAGAAGGTGGAGATCGCCCGCCAGCTCGAACGGCTCGGTGTGGACATCATCGAGGCCGGCTTCCCGATTTCCAGCCCCGGCGATTTCGAGGCTGTTCGTCGCGTCGCGGCGACGGTGAGCGATCGGATTACGATTTGCGGTCTGACGCGCGCGGTGCCTAAGGATATCGATGTGGCCTGGGACGCTTTGAAGGGCGCCAAGCGGCCGCGCATCCATACGGGACTGGGCGTCAGCGACAACCATTTGCAGCACAAGCTGAAGAAGACGCGCGAGCAGGCGATGGAGATCGGCGTCAACGCCGTCAAGTACGCCAAGTCTCTCGGCTGTGAAGATATTGAATATTTTACGGAAGACAGCGGCCGCGCCGATAAAGAGTACTTGTATCGCGTCATCGAAGCCGTGATCAAGGCCGGCGCCACGGTCATCAATATTCCAGACACCACGGGCTATATGTCGCCCGAAGAGTACGGCGCGCTGTTCGCGGGCGTCCTGAACCACGTTCCTGGGTCAGAGAATATTATTCTCTCGGCGCACTGCCACAACGACCTGGGGATGGCGACCGCCAATTCCCTGGCGGCGGTGAAGGCGGGCGCGCGGCAGGTGGAGTGCACCATCAACGGCATCGGAGAGCGCGCGGGCAACACGTCGCTGGAAGAAGTCGTGATGGCGCTGCATACGCGCCGCGATATTTATCAGGTCCAGTCGAACATTGTGACGACGGAGATCTATAAGACGTCGCGTCTGGTCTCGACGCTGACGGGGATCCTGGTCCAGCCCAACAAGGCGATTGTCGGGGCGAACGCCTTCGCGCACTCGTCGGGCATCCACCAGGACGGCATTCTCAAGCAGCGCGACACCTATGAGATTATCGATCCGGCCACCGTTGGCATCAGCGAAAGCAAGATTATCCTTTCGGCGCGCTCTGGCCGCCACGCGCTGCGCGACCGCCTGTCGAAACTGGGGCATGAGTTCCCGAATGACACTGATTTCGAGCGTGTATACGCCCGCTTCCTGAACGTTGCGGACAGCAAAAAGGTCGTTTACGACGAAGATTTGGACGCGATCGTGTCCGACGAGACCTCCACCGCGCCGCAGGCGTTCGAGCTGGTGCAGGTCCAGGTCTCCTGCGGCGATCACGCGATTCCCACGGCGACCGTCAAGCTGCGCAACGCCGAAAAGGCGATCCTGCTCGACGCCGATACCGGCAACGGTCCCGTCGACGCCATCTATCGCGCCATCAATCGCATCGTCCAGGTGCCGAACGATCTGATCGAGTACACCGTTCAGAGCGTTACCGAGGGCATTGACGCGATGGCCGATGTGACCATTCGGATCAAGGCCGAAGGCGACATGATCTATACGGGACATTCGGCGCACACGGACATCTTTGTCGCTTCGACCAAGGCGTACCTTCAGGCGCTGAACAAGCAGATCGCGCGCGTTTCGGGCCGCAAACAGGAAGAGCGCATTCTGGAGCATGTGTAA
- a CDS encoding GNAT family N-acetyltransferase, with protein MIRETIIRSAVVDDIPTIVSLWRMLQETNALHDPYLTPGDGAEDWFREYLKAQMNGALGIFVALRDGEIVGYTFGQIVQRPTLAAGECGYVADLCVRPDARGLGLGRRLYERLRLWFHENGVHSIEVQVVRANPASQAFWRKMGFGEFLKTLRTEI; from the coding sequence TTGATTCGCGAGACGATCATCCGGTCGGCGGTCGTGGACGATATCCCGACGATCGTCTCGCTCTGGCGCATGCTTCAGGAAACCAATGCGCTGCACGACCCTTATCTAACGCCCGGCGACGGCGCGGAAGACTGGTTTCGTGAGTATCTCAAGGCGCAGATGAACGGCGCCCTGGGGATCTTCGTGGCGCTGCGCGACGGCGAGATCGTCGGCTACACCTTCGGACAGATCGTCCAGCGCCCAACGCTCGCCGCCGGCGAATGCGGCTACGTCGCCGACCTTTGCGTCCGGCCGGACGCGCGCGGACTTGGCCTCGGCCGGCGTTTGTATGAGCGCCTGCGTCTTTGGTTTCATGAGAACGGCGTGCACAGCATCGAAGTGCAGGTCGTGCGCGCCAACCCGGCGTCGCAGGCGTTCTGGCGCAAGATGGGCTTCGGCGAATTTTTGAAAACGCTTCGAACCGAAATTTAA
- the leuB gene encoding 3-isopropylmalate dehydrogenase, protein MAKIAVLAGDGIGPEIIAEGLKVLKAVAPQHGQDLEFTEALVGGAAYDATGHPLPPETLELVQNSDAIFFGAVGGPKYDVIPDPNMRPERGALLPLRKKLGLYANLRPCILYSALSSACPLRADLVEGGFDILVVRELTGGLYFGQPKSWEGDNAIDTCLYSREEITRILHVAFKAAQKRPNKRVVSVDKANVLETSRLWRDTATKVAAEYPDVELSHQLVDATAMDLVRRPQSFDVIVTENLFGDILSDEAAQLTGSLGMLPSASLGQGTFGLYEPSHGSAPDIAGTGKANPLATILSAALLLRYSLGAEAAALQIEKAVEIVLNAGHRTGDIAETPDTKIVTCTEMGDLVVAAL, encoded by the coding sequence ATGGCGAAGATAGCAGTTTTGGCGGGCGACGGGATCGGCCCGGAGATCATTGCCGAAGGTCTGAAGGTCCTGAAAGCCGTTGCGCCGCAGCATGGCCAGGACCTGGAGTTCACTGAGGCGCTTGTGGGCGGCGCCGCCTACGACGCCACCGGCCACCCGCTGCCGCCGGAGACGCTGGAGCTGGTGCAGAACTCCGACGCCATCTTCTTCGGCGCCGTCGGCGGTCCGAAGTACGATGTGATCCCGGACCCGAACATGCGTCCCGAGCGCGGCGCCCTGCTGCCCCTGCGCAAGAAGCTGGGCCTGTACGCCAACCTGCGCCCCTGCATCCTGTACTCGGCCCTCTCTTCGGCCTGCCCGCTGCGCGCGGATCTGGTGGAAGGCGGCTTCGACATTCTGGTCGTTCGCGAACTGACCGGCGGCCTCTACTTCGGCCAGCCCAAGAGCTGGGAAGGCGACAACGCCATCGACACCTGCCTTTACAGCCGCGAAGAGATCACCCGGATTCTGCACGTCGCGTTCAAAGCCGCGCAAAAACGACCAAACAAGCGCGTCGTCAGCGTCGATAAAGCCAACGTCCTGGAAACCTCTCGCCTCTGGCGCGACACGGCCACCAAAGTCGCCGCTGAGTATCCCGACGTCGAACTCTCGCACCAGCTCGTCGACGCCACCGCTATGGACCTCGTCCGCCGCCCGCAGTCCTTCGACGTCATCGTGACCGAGAACCTCTTCGGCGACATCCTGAGCGACGAAGCCGCCCAGCTCACCGGCTCCCTCGGCATGCTTCCCTCCGCCTCCCTCGGCCAGGGAACCTTCGGCCTCTACGAACCCAGCCACGGCAGCGCCCCCGACATCGCCGGCACCGGAAAAGCCAACCCCCTCGCCACGATCCTCAGCGCCGCCCTTCTGCTCCGCTACTCCCTTGGCGCCGAAGCCGCCGCGCTGCAAATCGAGAAAGCCGTCGAGATCGTCCTCAACGCCGGCCACCGCACTGGCGACATCGCCGAGACGCCGGACACGAAGATTGTTACTTGTACCGAGATGGGTGATTTGGTCGTCGCGGCGCTGTAG
- a CDS encoding P-II family nitrogen regulator has translation MQKVEAIIRPMKLDQVKEALEDIGVVGMTVSDVRGYGHQRGHTEKYRGNTYVVNLLPKIKLELVVSDDVAEAVVAAIEEAAQTGEIGDGKIFVYPVERAIRIRTGEEGETAI, from the coding sequence ATGCAAAAAGTCGAAGCCATTATCCGGCCGATGAAGCTGGATCAGGTGAAGGAAGCGCTGGAGGATATCGGGGTGGTCGGCATGACTGTCTCGGATGTGCGCGGCTATGGACACCAGCGCGGGCATACGGAGAAGTATCGCGGCAACACCTATGTGGTAAACTTACTGCCTAAGATCAAGCTGGAGCTGGTGGTGAGCGACGATGTGGCGGAAGCCGTCGTCGCGGCGATTGAGGAGGCGGCGCAGACAGGGGAGATCGGGGATGGGAAGATCTTCGTTTATCCCGTGGAGCGCGCGATCCGGATCCGCACCGGCGAAGAAGGCGAGACGGCGATTTAG
- the cimA gene encoding citramalate synthase: MTANSSSRKIDIYDTTLRDGSQGEGISFSVEDKVKIAKRLDAFGVDYIEGGWPGSNPKDIEFFDRMKSIPLKHAKLAAFGSTRRPTTTAETDPMLQQLLDAQTPVITFVGKSWDFHVTEALRIPLETNLEMIADTTRYLKSKGKEVIYDAEHFFDGYKRNPEYTSKCVAAALDAGCDVVALCDTNGGTLPNEISKIVSEIGARFPYGKFAIHTHNDAECGVANSLAAIEVGAIQVQGTINGLGERTGNANLTSIVPSLGLKLGYTLSCMPRMKELAELSNFIDEIANVPPKTWAAYVGRSAFAHKAGLHVDAMRKNSETYEHIDPILVGNERRILVSEHSGASTILEKVQRDNSDLRKDSPETKEILKQVARLEHEGYSFEGAEASFELLVKKATGNYRSLFELTGYRVIVERRGGDKEAITEATVKLRVNDQEVLTVAEGDGPVNALDSALRKALAEHYPDLADIRLTDFKVRVVNAKEGAAAKVRAIVDSADSSDTWSTIGVSTNIIDASWHALVDSIEYGLLRESARAGE; encoded by the coding sequence ATGACGGCAAACTCCTCCTCTCGAAAGATCGACATTTATGATACGACCCTGCGCGACGGTTCGCAGGGCGAAGGCATCTCGTTTAGCGTCGAAGACAAAGTCAAGATCGCGAAGCGGCTGGACGCGTTTGGCGTGGACTACATCGAAGGCGGATGGCCGGGGAGCAATCCCAAGGACATCGAGTTCTTCGACCGCATGAAGTCGATCCCCCTGAAGCACGCCAAGCTCGCAGCCTTCGGCAGCACGCGCCGTCCAACCACGACGGCGGAGACCGACCCGATGCTCCAGCAGCTTTTGGACGCGCAAACTCCGGTCATCACGTTTGTCGGCAAGAGCTGGGATTTCCATGTCACGGAAGCGCTGCGCATCCCCCTCGAAACCAATCTGGAGATGATCGCGGACACGACGCGCTATCTGAAGTCCAAGGGCAAGGAAGTCATCTACGACGCCGAACACTTCTTCGACGGCTATAAGCGCAATCCCGAGTATACATCGAAGTGCGTCGCGGCGGCGCTGGACGCCGGCTGCGATGTGGTCGCGCTCTGCGACACCAACGGCGGCACGCTGCCCAATGAAATCTCCAAGATCGTTTCCGAGATCGGCGCGCGCTTTCCATACGGCAAATTCGCCATCCATACGCATAATGACGCCGAGTGCGGTGTGGCGAACAGCCTTGCGGCGATTGAAGTCGGCGCAATCCAAGTGCAGGGAACGATCAATGGGCTGGGGGAGCGGACGGGCAACGCGAACCTCACCAGCATCGTCCCGAGCCTGGGCTTGAAGCTGGGCTATACGCTTTCCTGCATGCCGCGCATGAAGGAGCTCGCCGAGCTGTCCAACTTTATCGACGAGATCGCGAACGTTCCGCCCAAAACCTGGGCGGCGTATGTCGGACGCAGCGCCTTCGCGCATAAAGCGGGTCTGCACGTGGACGCCATGCGCAAGAATTCGGAGACCTACGAGCACATCGATCCGATATTGGTCGGCAACGAGCGGCGTATCTTAGTCAGCGAGCACAGCGGCGCCTCAACCATTCTGGAGAAAGTCCAGCGCGACAATTCCGATCTGCGCAAGGACAGTCCCGAGACGAAAGAGATCCTGAAGCAAGTCGCGCGCCTGGAGCACGAGGGCTACTCGTTCGAAGGCGCCGAGGCCAGCTTTGAACTGCTGGTGAAGAAGGCGACGGGCAATTATCGCTCGCTGTTCGAACTGACGGGATACCGGGTGATCGTGGAGCGGCGCGGCGGCGACAAGGAAGCGATCACCGAAGCGACCGTCAAGCTGCGCGTGAACGACCAGGAAGTGCTGACTGTTGCGGAAGGCGACGGTCCCGTGAACGCCTTGGACAGCGCGCTACGCAAAGCGCTCGCCGAGCACTATCCCGACCTGGCCGATATTCGCCTGACCGATTTCAAAGTCCGCGTGGTCAACGCCAAAGAAGGCGCCGCCGCCAAGGTCCGCGCGATCGTGGATAGCGCCGACTCCTCGGACACCTGGAGCACGATCGGCGTCTCGACCAATATTATCGACGCCAGCTGGCACGCACTGGTGGACAGCATCGAATACGGACTTCTGCGCGAGAGCGCCCGCGCCGGCGAATAA